In a genomic window of Trueperaceae bacterium:
- the ffh gene encoding signal recognition particle protein: protein MFQSLGDRLQSVFEGLRGRGRLTEADVKAALREVRVALLEADVNMDVAREFTQRVQEKAIGSDVLMSLQPEQRVIAIVHDELKDVLGGKAVLPTLKSDGNVWLLMGLQGAGKTTTAGKLAYRYKSQGRRVLLVAADTQRPAARDQLKVLGSQIGVPVFEVRDGEAPAAVVARLKEHLQKDFRDLVIVDTAGRLQVDDALMNELADLGQRLAPSEKILVVDAMTGQQSLPVATAFDSQVGVTGLIMTKLDGDARGGAALSAKHVTGKPIYFAGMSEKIDGLEPFHPDRVAGRILGMGDVLTLIEKAKALEGDDDDTEMRNLGDFSLQDMLTQMRRIKQMGSFTDVLKMIPGANKVVPAGTNIDEREILRVEAIISSMTEAERRTPRILNASRRKRIARGSGTTVQDVNRLINNYEEMRKLMKRMGRRQPRRGTRGGLRG, encoded by the coding sequence ATGTTCCAGTCACTAGGCGACAGACTCCAATCCGTCTTCGAGGGCCTGCGCGGCCGCGGCCGCCTCACGGAGGCCGACGTCAAGGCGGCCCTGCGCGAGGTCCGCGTCGCCCTCCTGGAGGCAGACGTCAACATGGACGTGGCGCGTGAGTTCACCCAGCGCGTCCAGGAGAAGGCCATCGGCTCGGACGTGCTCATGTCGCTCCAGCCGGAGCAGCGCGTCATCGCCATCGTTCACGACGAACTGAAGGACGTGCTGGGCGGCAAGGCCGTCCTGCCGACGCTCAAGTCCGACGGCAACGTGTGGCTCCTCATGGGGCTCCAGGGCGCCGGCAAGACCACCACCGCCGGCAAGCTCGCCTACCGCTACAAGTCGCAGGGGCGGCGCGTGCTGCTGGTGGCGGCCGACACGCAGCGCCCGGCGGCTCGCGATCAGCTCAAGGTGCTCGGCTCGCAGATCGGCGTGCCGGTCTTCGAGGTGCGAGACGGCGAGGCGCCCGCGGCAGTGGTCGCCCGCCTCAAGGAGCACCTGCAGAAGGACTTCCGCGACCTCGTGATCGTGGACACCGCCGGCCGCCTGCAGGTCGACGACGCGCTCATGAACGAGCTCGCCGACCTGGGGCAGAGGCTGGCGCCGTCCGAGAAGATCCTCGTGGTCGACGCCATGACCGGCCAACAGTCGCTGCCGGTGGCGACGGCGTTCGATTCGCAGGTCGGCGTCACCGGGCTGATCATGACGAAGCTCGACGGCGACGCCCGCGGCGGCGCGGCGCTGTCGGCCAAGCACGTGACAGGCAAGCCCATCTACTTCGCGGGCATGAGCGAGAAGATCGACGGGCTCGAGCCGTTCCACCCGGACCGCGTGGCGGGCCGCATCCTCGGCATGGGCGACGTGCTCACCCTCATCGAGAAGGCCAAGGCGCTCGAGGGCGACGACGACGACACGGAGATGCGCAACCTGGGCGACTTCTCGCTCCAGGACATGCTCACGCAGATGCGGCGCATCAAGCAGATGGGCTCGTTCACCGACGTGCTGAAGATGATCCCGGGCGCCAACAAGGTCGTCCCCGCCGGCACCAACATCGACGAGCGCGAGATCTTGCGCGTGGAGGCCATCATCTCGAGCATGACGGAGGCCGAGCGCCGCACCCCGCGCATCCTCAACGCCTCGCGCCGCAAGCGCATCGCGCGCGGCTCCGGCACCACGGTTCAGGACGTGAACCGCCTCATCAACAACTACGAGGAGATGCGCAAGCTGATGAAGCGCATGGGCCGCAGGCAACCGAGGCGCGGCACCCGCGGCGGCCTGCGGGGTTGA
- the rpsP gene encoding 30S ribosomal protein S16 codes for MVKIRLMRMGSMKNPHYRLVVVDGRSKRSGDYIEQIGYYDPRETTAEHLRVDAERAKHWMAQGAQPTDTALRLLQKSGVDLPEALLAKRRSSYVKRQEAQATA; via the coding sequence ATGGTCAAGATCCGCCTGATGCGCATGGGCTCCATGAAGAACCCGCACTACCGCCTCGTCGTCGTCGACGGCCGCTCCAAGCGCAGCGGCGACTACATCGAGCAGATCGGCTACTACGACCCGCGCGAGACCACCGCCGAGCACCTGCGCGTGGACGCCGAACGCGCCAAGCACTGGATGGCGCAGGGCGCCCAGCCCACCGACACGGCCCTCCGCCTCCTTCAGAAGTCCGGCGTCGACCTGCCCGAGGCGCTGCTCGCCAAGCGTCGCAGTTCGTACGTGAAGCGCCAAGAAGCCCAAGCCACCGCCTAA
- the argF gene encoding ornithine carbamoyltransferase: MEPTRLGSLAGRDFLSLADLSRDEFAGLIGSAIQLKTAWKGGDRPALMQHKTLAMIFEKQSLRTRSTFDIAMAQLGGHAILLSQNYIGWGVRETVRDVASNLDRWVDGIMARTYGHGTLVELARHAEVPVINGLSDLLHPCQLLADYITLAEKFGDLEGLKVTFVGDGNNVANSHVNAAALTGVELTIACPPGYEPDAEILAAARARGGAITVSHDPREAVRGADALYTDVWISMGMEEEAARRQRDFAGYTITPEWFGDLSPRGVFMHDLPAHYGEECTEDAVYHERSVVFDQAENRLHAHKAVIVQFMAGE; encoded by the coding sequence ATGGAGCCAACACGCCTAGGGAGCCTCGCCGGTCGGGACTTCCTCTCACTTGCCGATCTGAGCCGCGACGAGTTCGCAGGGCTGATCGGCAGCGCCATACAGCTCAAGACCGCCTGGAAGGGGGGCGACAGGCCCGCCCTGATGCAGCACAAGACGCTCGCGATGATCTTCGAGAAGCAGTCGCTAAGGACGCGCTCCACGTTCGACATCGCCATGGCGCAACTGGGGGGCCACGCCATCCTGCTGAGCCAGAACTACATCGGCTGGGGCGTGCGCGAGACCGTCCGCGACGTGGCGAGCAACCTCGACCGCTGGGTGGACGGCATCATGGCGCGCACGTACGGTCACGGCACTCTCGTCGAGCTCGCGCGGCACGCCGAGGTGCCCGTGATCAACGGCCTCTCGGACCTCCTCCACCCGTGCCAGCTCCTCGCCGACTACATCACGCTCGCCGAGAAGTTCGGCGACCTGGAGGGCCTCAAGGTCACGTTCGTCGGTGACGGCAACAACGTCGCCAACTCGCACGTCAACGCGGCCGCGCTGACGGGCGTCGAGCTCACCATCGCCTGCCCCCCCGGCTACGAGCCGGACGCCGAGATCCTCGCCGCCGCCCGGGCCCGCGGCGGCGCCATCACCGTGTCTCACGACCCGCGCGAGGCCGTCAGGGGCGCCGACGCCCTCTACACCGACGTGTGGATCTCCATGGGCATGGAGGAGGAGGCGGCGAGGAGGCAGCGCGACTTCGCCGGCTACACCATCACCCCCGAGTGGTTCGGAGACCTGAGCCCACGCGGCGTCTTCATGCACGACCTACCCGCACATTACGGCGAGGAGTGCACCGAGGACGCCGTGTACCACGAGCGCAGCGTGGTGTTCGACCAGGCCGAGAACAGGCTGCACGCCCACAAGGCGGTCATCGTCCAGTTCATGGCGGGCGAATGA
- a CDS encoding KH domain-containing protein, with protein sequence MPLDLVTFVLQNLVAEPERLEITSSSDGRSVQIEVTCAPDDVGRIIGRGGRVINAVRTLARAAAEGRQRVEIQLLE encoded by the coding sequence ATGCCCCTCGATCTGGTCACGTTCGTACTTCAGAACCTGGTTGCCGAGCCCGAGCGGCTGGAGATCACCTCCAGCTCCGACGGGCGGAGCGTGCAGATCGAGGTGACCTGCGCGCCGGACGACGTTGGCCGCATCATCGGCCGCGGCGGACGCGTCATCAACGCCGTCCGCACGCTGGCGCGCGCGGCGGCCGAGGGGCGCCAGCGCGTGGAAATCCAGTTACTCGAGTAG
- the trmD gene encoding tRNA (guanosine(37)-N1)-methyltransferase TrmD codes for MRFTVYTLFPGLLEPYLQEALLGRALRSGRLTVELRDLRRFAGNRTGRVDDAPYGGGAGMVMRVDVAGQALDELAQDAPPPSETVLLTPAGEPLTQGLVERFAAMPHLALISGRYEGFDARVEQLVTRQVSIGDYVLMGGELPALVLLEATARLLPDVLGDADSHRQDSFSSGLLDYPEYTRPPSYRGLDVPEVLLSGHHEKVAAWRRAQALRRTFERRPDLLEGAPLTEEERALVAAWRAGPKAG; via the coding sequence TTGCGTTTCACCGTCTACACGCTGTTCCCTGGCCTGCTGGAGCCGTACCTGCAGGAGGCCCTCCTGGGCCGGGCGCTCCGCTCCGGCCGCCTGACGGTGGAGCTGCGCGACCTGCGCCGCTTCGCCGGCAACCGCACAGGCCGCGTGGACGACGCCCCCTACGGGGGCGGGGCCGGCATGGTCATGCGGGTGGACGTCGCCGGTCAGGCGCTCGACGAGTTGGCCCAAGACGCGCCGCCGCCGAGCGAGACGGTCCTCCTCACCCCCGCCGGCGAACCGCTCACGCAGGGGCTGGTCGAGCGCTTCGCCGCCATGCCGCACCTGGCCCTGATCTCCGGCCGGTACGAGGGGTTCGACGCGCGCGTCGAGCAGCTCGTGACGCGCCAGGTGTCGATCGGCGACTACGTGCTGATGGGCGGCGAGCTGCCGGCCCTCGTCCTGCTCGAGGCGACCGCCCGCCTCCTCCCCGACGTGCTCGGCGACGCCGACAGTCACCGCCAGGACTCCTTCAGCTCCGGCCTCCTCGACTACCCCGAGTACACGCGGCCGCCGAGCTACCGCGGCCTCGACGTGCCGGAGGTGCTCCTGTCCGGCCACCACGAGAAGGTGGCAGCGTGGCGCCGCGCACAGGCCCTGCGGCGGACCTTCGAGCGGCGCCCCGACCTATTGGAAGGCGCGCCCCTCACGGAGGAGGAGCGCGCCCTGGTGGCAGCCTGGCGAGCCGGGCCGAAGGCGGGTTGA
- a CDS encoding OmpH family outer membrane protein gives MRRLTLLGLLAAVLVALSVTHLGAQSRQTKLVFVDSQAVIRAHPAGEAVEALRAQAETEISDLRNSIGAIETKLGTGQTLTPEESERYATLRSTLQAVQARYVNDINAAAEPAVKATNEAIAALAKENGYTVVMDRVEAANQRLVVYADDDLDITQLAIDRIKGN, from the coding sequence ATGAGAAGACTCACCCTCCTAGGCCTGCTGGCGGCTGTCCTCGTCGCCTTGTCCGTCACCCACTTGGGCGCGCAGTCGCGCCAGACGAAGCTAGTGTTCGTTGACTCGCAGGCGGTGATCCGGGCGCACCCAGCCGGCGAGGCGGTCGAGGCGCTCCGCGCCCAGGCCGAGACCGAGATCTCGGACCTCAGGAACAGCATCGGTGCCATCGAGACGAAGCTCGGGACCGGCCAGACGCTCACGCCCGAGGAGAGCGAGCGTTACGCCACGCTGCGCTCCACCCTGCAGGCCGTGCAGGCGCGGTACGTCAACGACATCAACGCGGCAGCCGAACCCGCCGTCAAGGCCACCAACGAGGCCATCGCGGCCCTCGCGAAGGAGAACGGCTACACCGTCGTGATGGACAGGGTCGAGGCGGCCAACCAGCGCCTGGTGGTCTACGCCGACGACGACCTCGACATCACGCAGCTCGCCATCGACAGGATCAAGGGGAACTGA
- a CDS encoding NAD-dependent malic enzyme: MKQFEKRIDDRGRPYLATHLTGYLLTRLPLLNKSTGFSREERRELGLEGLLPPHTSSLEEQVRRTYANYSGFTTPLDKHVYLRVLQDRNEVLFYALLEEHLEEMLPIIYTPTVAEAVQKFSLIYRFPRGLVVSTDNIDRIDEVLADAPVPDVRLVVATDSEGILGIGDQGFGGMAICIGKLSLYTAAAGIDPATTLPVELDVGTNRADLLDDPLYLGVRHERLTGTEYADFIERFVTAFRKRFPQALLQWEDFSKQKAVDVMNRYRDVLPSFNDDIQGTGAVVLAGLLAAAKKTHRPMTDETYVVHGAGAGGVGVARQIVVGLQRQGLSRAEAIARVLMIDSAGLVTSDRPGLEEYKRELAQDPARTAGWEVAGKVPSLLETVTNSRATGVIGLSGQAGAFDETVVKAVLANSPAPIVFPLSNPTVNSEAVPEDVYAWTDGRAIVATGSPFPNVEHGGRSHIVGQGNNAFIFPGVGLGAMVARAGKVTDNMLTAAAEALADYTDPVRLMEGAVYPSIKTLGRASKHVATAVASQAVKDGVARRELADPAEAVAEAVWEPRYLPIRRA; this comes from the coding sequence ATGAAGCAGTTCGAGAAGCGCATCGACGACCGGGGCCGCCCCTACCTGGCCACCCACCTGACCGGCTACCTCCTCACGCGGCTGCCGCTACTCAACAAGAGCACCGGCTTCTCGCGCGAGGAGCGCCGCGAGCTCGGCCTGGAGGGCCTACTGCCGCCCCACACCTCCTCGCTCGAGGAGCAGGTGCGCCGCACCTACGCCAACTACTCCGGGTTCACCACGCCGCTCGACAAGCACGTCTACCTGCGCGTCCTGCAGGACCGCAACGAGGTGCTCTTCTACGCGTTGCTCGAGGAGCACCTGGAAGAGATGCTGCCGATCATCTACACCCCCACGGTGGCGGAGGCGGTGCAGAAGTTCAGCCTCATCTACCGCTTCCCGCGCGGGTTGGTGGTCAGCACCGACAACATCGACCGGATCGACGAGGTCCTGGCGGACGCGCCCGTCCCCGACGTGCGGCTCGTGGTCGCGACCGACTCGGAGGGCATCCTCGGGATCGGCGACCAGGGCTTCGGCGGGATGGCCATCTGCATCGGGAAGCTGTCGCTCTACACGGCCGCGGCGGGCATCGACCCGGCCACCACGCTGCCGGTCGAGCTCGACGTGGGCACGAACCGCGCTGACCTGCTGGACGACCCGCTCTACCTCGGCGTGCGCCACGAGCGCCTGACCGGAACCGAGTACGCCGACTTCATCGAGCGGTTCGTGACCGCCTTCAGGAAGCGCTTCCCGCAGGCGCTGCTGCAGTGGGAGGACTTCAGTAAGCAGAAGGCGGTCGACGTCATGAACCGCTACCGCGACGTGCTCCCGTCCTTCAACGACGACATCCAGGGCACGGGCGCCGTGGTCCTGGCGGGTCTCCTCGCGGCCGCCAAGAAGACGCACCGCCCCATGACCGACGAGACGTACGTCGTGCATGGCGCCGGAGCCGGCGGGGTGGGAGTGGCTCGGCAGATCGTCGTGGGCCTGCAGCGCCAGGGCCTGAGTCGCGCGGAGGCCATCGCGCGCGTCCTCATGATCGATTCCGCCGGGCTGGTCACCTCGGACCGGCCCGGGCTGGAGGAGTACAAGCGCGAGCTGGCGCAGGACCCGGCCCGCACCGCGGGTTGGGAGGTGGCGGGCAAGGTACCGAGCCTGCTCGAGACCGTCACGAACTCGCGCGCCACCGGCGTGATCGGCCTGTCGGGCCAGGCGGGCGCGTTCGACGAGACCGTCGTCAAGGCCGTCCTCGCCAACTCGCCCGCGCCCATCGTCTTCCCGCTCTCCAACCCGACCGTGAACAGCGAGGCGGTGCCGGAGGACGTCTACGCCTGGACCGACGGCCGCGCCATCGTGGCCACCGGTAGCCCGTTCCCGAACGTCGAGCATGGCGGCCGCTCCCACATCGTCGGGCAGGGCAACAACGCGTTCATCTTCCCCGGCGTCGGCCTGGGCGCCATGGTCGCGCGCGCCGGCAAGGTCACCGACAACATGCTGACCGCCGCCGCCGAGGCCCTCGCCGACTACACCGACCCCGTGCGCCTCATGGAGGGCGCCGTCTACCCGAGCATCAAGACGCTCGGTCGGGCCAGCAAGCACGTCGCCACCGCCGTGGCGAGCCAGGCGGTGAAGGACGGCGTGGCGCGCCGCGAGCTCGCCGACCCCGCCGAGGCCGTGGCCGAGGCGGTGTGGGAGCCGCGTTACCTGCCCATCCGACGGGCCTGA
- a CDS encoding tetratricopeptide repeat protein, whose product MLLAGGLAAVRAEGAAEADAAYAAAEGALVAALAVPLERAPSPDDPAWHAALQAATRAAEVAAAGVAGEPLLRAYRLEAHAYGLTNWYSRAFAAWDAFLAAGGELTDTKPALPAGADSHLASDRAEYRRVVGQMAFARYEAGDLEEARGWYLTLLERVPDDPEALRWLARIAYERGDTSAAVVIWQRLLEVAPDDEGARFFLELSRERERYGVEASEAYRLGLRAYEAGRLEPALEAFEAAATANPEFANAAVWAGRTALELDRPELAVRYWERAVRLVPDDARSSWFLEYARLQAAWGVTAGRAYYEGLAAYEDGDLEKARSRFLAATEAAPQFKDALVWTARTTQELGRPDEAIAYWQAVLRLDRDDERARYFIGNARRAVQYGPEAGGAFSRGLAAYQVGDGPTAQAEFAAAVAAAPGFLQAWVYLGQVAFQNRDYRVAADAYSRAAALDPSEDDYVFFADEAERLAAAEDGGTR is encoded by the coding sequence TTGCTGCTCGCCGGCGGCCTCGCTGCGGTCCGCGCCGAGGGTGCCGCGGAGGCGGATGCCGCCTACGCCGCCGCCGAGGGCGCCCTCGTGGCCGCCCTCGCGGTGCCTCTCGAGCGCGCGCCCAGTCCGGACGACCCGGCCTGGCACGCCGCCCTCCAGGCGGCGACCCGGGCCGCCGAGGTCGCCGCCGCCGGTGTCGCAGGCGAGCCCCTGCTGCGCGCCTACCGCTTGGAGGCCCACGCGTACGGCCTCACGAACTGGTACAGCCGCGCCTTCGCCGCCTGGGACGCTTTCCTGGCGGCCGGCGGCGAGCTCACGGACACGAAGCCGGCGTTGCCCGCCGGCGCCGATAGCCACCTGGCGAGCGACCGCGCCGAGTACCGGCGGGTGGTCGGCCAGATGGCGTTCGCGCGTTACGAGGCGGGCGACCTCGAGGAGGCGAGGGGCTGGTACCTCACGCTGCTCGAGCGGGTGCCGGACGACCCGGAGGCGCTCAGGTGGCTGGCGCGCATCGCCTACGAGCGGGGCGACACGAGCGCGGCCGTGGTCATCTGGCAACGGCTGCTCGAGGTCGCTCCCGACGACGAGGGGGCGCGCTTCTTCCTCGAACTGAGCCGCGAACGCGAACGTTACGGCGTGGAGGCCAGCGAGGCGTACCGCCTCGGCCTCAGGGCGTACGAGGCCGGCCGGCTCGAACCAGCCCTCGAGGCGTTCGAGGCCGCCGCCACCGCCAACCCCGAGTTCGCGAACGCCGCCGTGTGGGCCGGCCGCACCGCCCTCGAGCTGGACCGACCCGAGCTGGCCGTCCGCTACTGGGAACGGGCCGTCAGGCTCGTCCCCGACGACGCCCGCTCGAGCTGGTTCCTCGAGTACGCCCGGCTGCAGGCCGCCTGGGGCGTCACTGCCGGCAGGGCCTACTACGAGGGGTTGGCGGCGTACGAGGACGGCGACCTCGAGAAGGCCCGCTCACGCTTCCTGGCGGCCACGGAGGCCGCCCCGCAGTTCAAGGACGCGCTCGTGTGGACGGCGCGCACCACGCAGGAGCTCGGCCGGCCCGACGAGGCCATCGCGTACTGGCAGGCCGTGTTGCGGCTCGACCGCGACGACGAGCGTGCCCGTTACTTCATCGGCAACGCCAGGCGCGCCGTCCAGTACGGGCCGGAGGCCGGCGGCGCGTTCTCGCGCGGCCTCGCCGCCTACCAGGTCGGCGACGGCCCCACCGCCCAGGCGGAGTTCGCGGCCGCGGTGGCGGCGGCGCCCGGCTTCCTGCAAGCGTGGGTCTACCTGGGTCAGGTGGCGTTCCAGAACCGCGACTACCGGGTGGCAGCGGACGCCTACTCTCGAGCCGCCGCCCTCGATCCGAGCGAAGACGACTACGTGTTCTTCGCCGACGAGGCTGAGCGGCTGGCGGCGGCCGAGGACGGCGGGACGCGGTAG
- the argJ gene encoding bifunctional glutamate N-acetyltransferase/amino-acid acetyltransferase ArgJ, which translates to MKVPLGFEVAGVVAGVKRSGRHDLGLLYSSAPLAWAYAATTNKVAAPCVVRDRALAATGAPVRALVVTSGNANCANGARGEQDDLRLASAAAAALGLAGPDEVLSASTGVIGQPMPIDKLVAGLPQAAAARGDDSEAFSKAILTTDLVTKVAEAEVAGGARVVGVAKGSGMIHPNMATMFAFVMTDAAIDQAELRAMWTRVVDRTFNQLTVDGDTSTNDMAVVLSSGRLAADQTELEAALEAVTASLAKKIARDGEGATKLITVRVTGARDDVEARRAARTVAGSSLVKTAVHGSDPNWGRILAALGRADVELDEAKVRVAAQGFELYSGEPQPFDAKEVSAALRAEDVLIEADLGVGAARGEAWGCDLSEGYVRINADYTT; encoded by the coding sequence GTGAAGGTTCCGCTAGGGTTCGAGGTGGCCGGCGTCGTCGCCGGCGTGAAGCGCTCCGGCAGGCACGACCTGGGCCTGCTCTACTCGAGCGCCCCGTTGGCGTGGGCGTACGCGGCGACCACCAACAAGGTGGCGGCCCCGTGCGTGGTGCGCGACCGCGCCCTGGCGGCGACGGGCGCCCCGGTGCGCGCCCTGGTGGTGACGAGCGGCAACGCCAACTGCGCCAACGGCGCCCGTGGGGAGCAAGACGACCTGAGGCTCGCCAGCGCGGCCGCCGCCGCGCTGGGACTCGCGGGCCCCGACGAGGTGCTCAGCGCCAGCACCGGCGTCATCGGGCAGCCCATGCCCATCGACAAGCTGGTGGCGGGCCTGCCGCAGGCCGCCGCCGCCCGCGGTGACGACAGCGAGGCGTTCAGCAAGGCCATCCTGACCACCGACCTCGTCACCAAGGTGGCCGAGGCCGAGGTGGCCGGCGGCGCCCGGGTGGTGGGGGTCGCCAAGGGTTCAGGCATGATCCACCCGAACATGGCGACCATGTTCGCGTTCGTCATGACCGACGCCGCCATCGACCAGGCGGAACTGCGCGCCATGTGGACGCGCGTGGTGGACCGCACCTTCAACCAGCTCACGGTCGACGGCGACACGAGCACGAACGACATGGCCGTCGTGCTCTCCTCCGGCAGGCTCGCGGCCGACCAGACCGAACTCGAGGCCGCTCTCGAGGCCGTGACCGCCTCCCTCGCCAAGAAGATCGCTCGCGACGGCGAGGGTGCCACGAAGCTGATAACGGTCCGCGTCACGGGCGCGCGCGACGACGTCGAGGCGCGCCGCGCGGCGCGCACCGTGGCCGGCAGCAGCCTGGTGAAGACCGCCGTGCACGGCTCCGACCCGAACTGGGGCCGCATCCTCGCGGCCCTCGGTCGGGCCGACGTGGAACTCGACGAGGCGAAGGTGCGCGTCGCCGCCCAGGGCTTCGAGCTCTACAGCGGTGAACCGCAGCCGTTCGACGCCAAGGAGGTCTCGGCGGCGCTTCGCGCCGAGGACGTCCTCATCGAGGCCGACCTCGGGGTGGGCGCAGCCCGCGGCGAGGCGTGGGGCTGCGACCTCTCCGAGGGCTACGTGAGGATCAACGCCGACTACACGACCTGA
- a CDS encoding prepilin peptidase: MTALFALLAAVIGSLIGSFGNVVIWRVPRGESIAFPGSHCPSCGHRLGPLELVPVLSWLALRGRCRHCGARISPRYPLVEALMAALFAVVALRWPPVTHGLAFLPLWVVLAMLVMAALIDVDHYILPDALTLPATALGVLGAFLTAGAPDLPRPVAAVAGALAGAGVLVLINRVGALVLRRFADTDERLHPVSLDQVNVAALVGALAGVWWGVAAGGVSVLLNLVTRRTLRLPEPLAYGLWAVALILSTTSFTVPTVTAVAGSVLAAGAWSLIGAAYWWLHDLVRPAAAAEARAEEEARATPEPVAMGFGDVKLAAAIGAILGWEKLLVAVLFAVFLGAAFGVVGRLAGGSRVIPFGPYLLVGGVAALFVGDAVLAWYLGMLGVG; the protein is encoded by the coding sequence GTGACCGCCCTGTTCGCGTTGCTGGCGGCCGTGATCGGCAGCCTGATCGGGTCGTTCGGCAACGTGGTCATCTGGCGCGTGCCGCGCGGCGAGTCGATCGCGTTCCCCGGCAGCCACTGTCCGTCGTGCGGGCACCGGCTCGGACCGCTCGAGCTGGTCCCCGTCCTGTCGTGGCTCGCGCTGCGCGGGCGTTGCCGCCACTGCGGCGCCAGGATCTCCCCGCGCTACCCGCTCGTCGAAGCGCTCATGGCGGCGCTGTTCGCGGTGGTGGCCCTGAGGTGGCCGCCCGTGACGCACGGCCTAGCCTTCCTGCCCCTCTGGGTGGTGCTGGCCATGCTCGTGATGGCCGCGCTCATCGACGTCGATCACTACATCCTGCCCGACGCGCTGACCCTGCCGGCCACCGCCCTCGGTGTGCTGGGGGCCTTCCTCACGGCCGGAGCGCCGGACCTGCCCCGACCGGTGGCGGCAGTGGCGGGCGCTCTCGCCGGCGCGGGCGTGCTGGTGCTCATCAACCGCGTCGGGGCCCTCGTCCTGCGCCGCTTCGCGGACACCGACGAGCGCCTCCACCCAGTCAGCCTCGACCAGGTGAACGTCGCCGCCCTGGTCGGCGCCCTCGCCGGCGTGTGGTGGGGGGTGGCAGCCGGCGGCGTCAGCGTGCTGCTCAACCTCGTCACCCGCCGCACCCTGCGCCTGCCCGAGCCCCTCGCCTACGGGCTGTGGGCCGTCGCACTCATCCTGTCGACGACCTCGTTCACGGTGCCCACCGTCACCGCCGTCGCGGGGAGCGTGCTCGCCGCCGGGGCCTGGTCGCTGATCGGCGCCGCCTACTGGTGGCTTCACGACCTCGTCAGACCGGCAGCGGCGGCCGAGGCCCGCGCCGAGGAGGAGGCGCGCGCCACGCCGGAGCCGGTGGCGATGGGCTTCGGCGACGTCAAGCTCGCGGCCGCGATAGGCGCCATCCTCGGTTGGGAGAAGCTGCTCGTGGCCGTGCTGTTCGCGGTGTTCCTCGGCGCCGCCTTCGGCGTCGTGGGCCGGCTGGCGGGCGGTTCGCGCGTGATCCCGTTCGGACCCTACCTGCTGGTGGGCGGCGTCGCCGCCCTGTTCGTTGGCGACGCCGTGTTGGCCTGGTACCTTGGCATGCTGGGCGTGGGCTGA
- the argC gene encoding N-acetyl-gamma-glutamyl-phosphate reductase, with product MAAPDGRVRAGVLGASGYGGAGLIERLVRHPDVELAAIGSRAYLGKPLAASWPHLAGLRSPLVFVDTDEVIAASDVLFCATPHAATAPLVAQAVAAGKRVIDLSADFRLGAADYATWYGAPHPHPELLPSAVYGLVELHRHELPGALIVASPGCNATAASLALAPLAAAGLTGEAVVVNVITGVSGAGRATSTPMHYAEMNENARPYKPAGTHRHTAEIEAVGGRARAAAARGDGKRLATHEPFEPVPVAFTPHIVPMSRGIVATLATRPTAWNGVAPTTAALLDLLRDYYAGDPMIVVSAALPETKAVSGSDMAALGAHVDQRTGQVLVFCAIDNLGKGAAGQAVQGFNVAFGFEETTALSVAGVWP from the coding sequence ATGGCGGCGCCTGACGGTCGCGTGAGGGCGGGCGTGCTGGGCGCCAGCGGCTACGGCGGCGCCGGCCTCATCGAGCGCCTGGTGAGGCACCCGGACGTGGAGCTCGCCGCGATCGGTTCGCGGGCCTACCTCGGCAAGCCGCTCGCGGCCAGCTGGCCGCACCTGGCCGGGCTGAGGAGCCCGCTCGTGTTCGTCGATACCGACGAGGTGATAGCGGCCTCCGACGTCCTGTTCTGCGCCACGCCGCACGCGGCCACGGCGCCGCTCGTCGCCCAGGCGGTGGCGGCAGGCAAACGAGTGATCGACCTCTCCGCCGACTTCCGGCTCGGCGCCGCCGATTACGCCACCTGGTACGGAGCCCCGCACCCGCACCCCGAGCTGCTGCCCAGCGCCGTGTACGGCTTGGTCGAGCTCCACCGGCACGAGCTGCCCGGGGCCCTCATCGTGGCGAGCCCCGGCTGCAACGCCACGGCCGCATCGTTGGCGCTCGCGCCCCTGGCCGCGGCGGGGCTCACCGGCGAGGCGGTGGTCGTCAACGTCATCACGGGCGTGTCCGGCGCGGGCCGCGCCACCTCCACGCCCATGCACTACGCCGAGATGAACGAGAACGCGCGCCCCTACAAGCCGGCCGGCACGCACCGGCACACGGCCGAGATCGAGGCCGTGGGCGGCAGGGCGCGCGCGGCGGCCGCGCGGGGCGACGGCAAGCGCCTAGCGACTCACGAGCCGTTCGAGCCCGTGCCGGTCGCCTTCACACCACACATCGTTCCCATGTCGCGCGGCATCGTGGCCACGCTGGCCACCAGGCCCACCGCCTGGAACGGCGTCGCGCCGACCACCGCGGCGCTCCTAGACCTGCTGCGCGACTACTACGCAGGCGACCCCATGATCGTCGTGAGCGCCGCGCTGCCGGAGACGAAGGCGGTGAGCGGCTCCGACATGGCCGCCCTCGGCGCCCACGTGGACCAGCGCACGGGCCAGGTCCTGGTGTTCTGCGCCATCGACAACCTGGGCAAGGGCGCCGCCGGTCAGGCGGTACAGGGTTTCAACGTCGCGTTCGGCTTCGAGGAGACGACCGCGCTGAGCGTCGCTGGGGTCTGGCCGTGA